A window from Corynebacterium accolens encodes these proteins:
- a CDS encoding glutamyl-tRNA reductase: MSVLVVGMSHQSAPVALLEKLSMDDVVQHSACGRLVDTESLTEAMIISTCNRLEVYTVTNSFHTGVQDVIRVLQEVSHVDEEELRNYLYVRYADAAAEHLMSVTSGLDSMVVGEQQIIGQVRSAYQSASEQGTVGPRIHALAQSALRAGKRVHSETEIDKAGVSMVTFAFDQALQRLNAEDLQGKSALVLGAGAMASLAATHAGRLGIGELVIANRTRERAERLAGHAEEAGVRTRVVDFQDRATALADVDLAISATGAEGFTITAADIPPAHPLMFIDLSLPRDIDDAATKIDDVDLVNIERLSKSLSAAATDVAAGTDPHEQARAIVDEELAAYTSAQRVRDVAPAVSALHRRAADLVECEAARLQQKHPELEGKQLADVQGALKRVADKLLHEPTVRAKKLAASDSSFSSENALQELFGLQLEGSGVAVAVNELPTLNKEA; this comes from the coding sequence ATGAGCGTGCTCGTTGTGGGAATGTCCCACCAATCGGCACCCGTGGCGTTGCTGGAAAAATTGAGTATGGACGATGTGGTGCAGCATTCCGCTTGCGGGCGGTTGGTTGACACCGAGTCCCTTACTGAGGCGATGATCATTTCCACGTGTAACCGCCTCGAGGTCTATACGGTGACCAATTCCTTCCACACCGGCGTGCAGGACGTCATCCGGGTGCTGCAGGAAGTCTCCCACGTCGATGAGGAAGAGCTGCGCAATTACCTTTACGTGCGCTATGCCGATGCCGCCGCGGAACACCTCATGTCCGTTACCTCCGGCCTGGATTCGATGGTGGTGGGCGAGCAACAGATCATCGGTCAGGTGCGTTCTGCCTACCAGTCCGCCTCCGAGCAGGGCACGGTTGGCCCGCGCATCCACGCCTTGGCGCAGTCCGCGCTGCGTGCCGGCAAGCGCGTGCACTCGGAGACGGAGATCGATAAGGCCGGCGTCTCAATGGTGACTTTCGCCTTTGACCAGGCGCTGCAGCGCCTGAATGCGGAGGATCTGCAGGGCAAGTCCGCGCTCGTGCTCGGCGCCGGGGCGATGGCCTCGCTTGCGGCCACCCACGCGGGCCGGCTGGGCATCGGCGAGCTGGTGATTGCCAACCGCACCCGCGAGCGCGCCGAGCGCCTCGCCGGCCACGCTGAGGAGGCCGGCGTGCGCACCCGCGTGGTGGACTTTCAGGACCGCGCCACCGCGCTTGCCGATGTCGACCTCGCCATCTCCGCCACCGGCGCCGAGGGCTTTACCATTACCGCGGCCGACATCCCGCCCGCGCACCCGCTGATGTTCATTGACCTCTCCCTCCCACGCGATATCGATGACGCGGCAACGAAAATCGATGACGTGGATTTGGTGAATATCGAGCGCCTGAGCAAGTCCCTGTCTGCGGCCGCCACCGATGTTGCGGCTGGCACGGACCCGCACGAGCAGGCCCGCGCCATCGTGGATGAGGAGCTCGCCGCCTATACCTCCGCCCAGCGCGTGCGCGATGTGGCGCCGGCTGTCAGCGCCCTGCACCGCCGCGCGGCGGACCTCGTGGAGTGCGAGGCGGCTCGCCTGCAGCAAAAGCACCCGGAGCTAGAGGGCAAGCAGCTTGCCGATGTCCAAGGCGCCCTCAAGCGCGTCGCCGACAAGCTGCTGCATGAACCGACGGTGCGGGCGAAGAAGCTGGCGGCATCGGATAGCAGTTTTAGCAGCGAAAATGCCCTGCAGGAACTCTTTGGCCTGCAGCTGGAAGGCTCCGGCGTTGCCGTGGCCGTCAATGAATTGCCCACGCTGAATAAGGAGGCGTAA
- a CDS encoding glutaredoxin family protein gives MSQHLVELMVRPTCGSCKRVKEQITPVIQEAGAQLEVRNVEDSRELEMEFGDRVPVVVIDGEEFACWEVDNEELAAELR, from the coding sequence ATGTCCCAGCATCTAGTTGAGCTCATGGTGCGCCCCACCTGCGGTTCCTGTAAACGGGTAAAAGAGCAGATTACCCCCGTTATCCAGGAGGCCGGTGCCCAGCTGGAAGTGCGCAACGTGGAAGATAGCCGCGAGCTCGAGATGGAATTCGGTGACCGCGTTCCCGTTGTAGTGATAGACGGAGAAGAATTCGCCTGCTGGGAAGTCGATAACGAAGAGTTGGCTGCGGAGCTGCGCTGA
- a CDS encoding HAD family hydrolase, with protein MSALPPPGFPESPRDFLANWTASRGNLRNFLENQALAPLGEEEQRAAGEAAAAAALEEFGLELEDFASGIASVSGSYDAAGSQRITAQDPDVPVDVGAAAFFDVDNTLVQGSSLVEFGFGLARRRYIRISEILPVAWKQLKFRLSGAENAKDVAAGRAQALEFVKGRSVDELIDLCEEIVEASLARRAYPGTTQLAEMHLAAGQQVWLVTATPVQLAQVLARRFGFTGALGTVAEVEDGKFTGRLVGDILHGPGKKHAVAALATIEGLDLDRCTAYSDSANDMPMLTMVGTPVAINPDRKLRNIAEKRGWIVRDYRSIRRAIRTYGLPALVTAAFSYGGWRYFRK; from the coding sequence GTGTCCGCTTTACCTCCCCCCGGATTCCCCGAATCTCCCCGCGACTTTTTGGCCAATTGGACGGCCTCGCGCGGCAATCTGCGCAACTTTTTAGAAAACCAGGCGCTGGCCCCCTTGGGCGAGGAAGAACAGCGCGCCGCAGGTGAGGCGGCCGCTGCCGCCGCCTTAGAGGAATTCGGGCTCGAGCTCGAGGACTTCGCCTCCGGCATAGCCTCCGTCTCCGGTTCTTATGACGCCGCAGGCTCCCAGCGCATCACGGCCCAGGATCCGGACGTCCCCGTCGACGTGGGCGCCGCCGCCTTTTTCGACGTGGACAATACCCTCGTTCAGGGTTCCTCCTTGGTGGAATTCGGATTTGGGCTCGCCCGCCGACGCTACATCCGCATCTCTGAGATACTCCCGGTTGCCTGGAAGCAGCTTAAATTCCGCCTTTCTGGCGCAGAGAATGCAAAGGACGTCGCCGCCGGCCGCGCGCAGGCATTGGAGTTTGTCAAAGGCCGCAGCGTGGACGAGCTTATCGATCTCTGCGAGGAAATCGTCGAAGCCTCCCTCGCCCGCCGCGCGTACCCCGGCACCACGCAGCTCGCTGAGATGCATCTGGCCGCCGGCCAACAGGTGTGGCTGGTCACCGCTACCCCAGTCCAGCTCGCCCAGGTCTTGGCGCGTCGCTTTGGCTTTACCGGCGCCCTCGGCACCGTCGCGGAGGTAGAAGACGGCAAGTTCACCGGCCGCTTGGTTGGCGATATCCTCCACGGCCCAGGTAAGAAGCACGCCGTGGCCGCCCTCGCTACCATCGAGGGCCTCGATTTGGACCGGTGCACCGCCTACTCCGACTCCGCCAATGACATGCCCATGCTCACCATGGTGGGCACCCCCGTGGCCATCAACCCGGACCGCAAGCTGCGCAACATTGCAGAGAAGCGCGGCTGGATCGTCCGCGACTATCGCTCCATCCGCCGCGCCATCCGCACCTACGGCCTCCCAGCGCTTGTCACTGCGGCCTTTTCCTATGGCGGCTGGCGCTATTTCCGGAAGTAG
- a CDS encoding 30S ribosomal protein bS22, translating to MGSVIKKRRKRMSKKKHRKMLRRTRVQRRKLGK from the coding sequence ATGGGTTCTGTCATCAAGAAGCGCCGCAAGCGCATGTCCAAGAAGAAGCACCGCAAGATGCTGCGCCGCACCCGCGTGCAGCGTCGCAAGTTGGGCAAGTAA
- a CDS encoding helix-turn-helix domain-containing protein — protein MANEEKGTFLTIAEVAEIMRVSKMTVYRLVHAGEMPAVRVGRSFRVHESAVNEYLEASVYGA, from the coding sequence ATGGCAAATGAAGAAAAAGGAACCTTTCTGACGATCGCGGAGGTCGCCGAAATCATGCGCGTCTCCAAGATGACTGTCTACCGTTTGGTTCACGCAGGCGAAATGCCGGCCGTGCGCGTCGGACGCTCTTTCCGCGTTCACGAGTCTGCCGTTAACGAGTACCTCGAGGCATCCGTTTACGGAGCGTAG
- the proC gene encoding pyrroline-5-carboxylate reductase produces the protein MTKIAILGGGQIGEALTSGLVESGFNASDITVTNRTASRGEELKSNYGVNVTTDNAEAVDGADYIFASVKPYAILDLLGEINPAKDAVVVSMAAGLTLEALQAAAGDGVPVVRVMPNTPMLVRRGMCTCAAGEHVTEAQMQGVTELLEAVGEVAVIPEKNIDAATALAGSSPAYFFLVAEALVDAGVQLGLPRDIAEKLAAQAAAGSGDMLANSGRSATQLRAGVTSPGGTTAAAVRELEESGLRGAFYRAAQACSDKAKELG, from the coding sequence ATGACAAAGATTGCAATTTTAGGTGGAGGACAAATCGGTGAGGCTTTGACCTCGGGTCTTGTGGAATCGGGCTTCAATGCTTCCGATATCACGGTGACCAACCGCACGGCCTCTCGCGGTGAAGAGCTCAAGAGCAACTATGGCGTCAACGTCACGACGGATAACGCTGAGGCGGTGGACGGCGCGGATTATATCTTCGCCTCCGTCAAGCCTTATGCCATCCTGGACCTGCTGGGCGAGATTAACCCGGCTAAGGACGCCGTGGTGGTCTCTATGGCCGCAGGGCTGACGCTGGAGGCCCTGCAGGCTGCTGCGGGCGACGGCGTGCCGGTTGTGCGCGTTATGCCCAATACGCCGATGTTGGTGCGCCGCGGCATGTGCACCTGCGCCGCCGGCGAGCACGTCACTGAGGCCCAGATGCAGGGCGTGACGGAGCTGCTCGAGGCCGTGGGTGAGGTCGCGGTCATTCCGGAGAAGAACATCGACGCCGCGACAGCCCTGGCTGGTTCCTCGCCGGCCTACTTCTTCCTTGTGGCAGAGGCGCTTGTCGATGCCGGCGTGCAGCTCGGCCTTCCCCGCGATATCGCCGAAAAGCTCGCCGCCCAAGCAGCTGCCGGCTCCGGCGATATGTTGGCCAACTCCGGCCGCTCGGCAACGCAGCTGCGCGCGGGTGTGACCTCGCCAGGCGGCACCACCGCCGCGGCCGTGCGCGAGCTGGAGGAGTCCGGCCTGCGTGGTGCGTTCTACCGCGCCGCCCAAGCCTGCTCCGATAAGGCCAAGGAGCTGGGCTAG
- a CDS encoding tripartite tricarboxylate transporter TctB family protein, whose product MADEKQLTVAELLARNKKDRTDKDEKTSRRRRRSLDEGGVSVAELTGSLKKVKSTPPEAKHTNVSIDDDAPVIRAPKSKDEQSAEKNAAEKKTAANNSAAQPTGSKPAGSKPAGAKPAGAKSAAGKPSAGQEGIGKPAQSKQSQSQSSSPKPAAEKPSAGXPXAXPAPKKNGKPSEPTASPKPAAGSGSKPTAKPAPAQKTNAQEAKKPAQSGPEDKAGAKDADKKSHQPSADDTAVMQRIGKSQSSQDKRKDAADAAESGAKEAKEKAGAAGAAGAGAAAATVTGAKAGAKTAADTKDAGTKGKAAAPEQKPAAAAKKSDDTGELSQVRDEEVTEEHEKLNPMSILIMVVVGIVLAIVIFKGFEVLWDNFPRVVVSILALGVTAIMAGVTHALRTARDGFSMFLAGITGLILTFGPLLLVML is encoded by the coding sequence ATGGCTGACGAAAAACAGTTGACCGTGGCCGAGCTGCTGGCTCGCAATAAGAAGGACCGCACGGATAAAGACGAGAAGACCTCTCGCCGTCGTCGGCGGAGCCTCGATGAGGGCGGCGTATCCGTTGCCGAGCTCACCGGCAGCCTGAAGAAGGTAAAGTCCACCCCGCCTGAGGCGAAGCACACCAACGTATCCATCGACGATGACGCCCCTGTCATCCGCGCGCCGAAGTCCAAGGACGAACAGTCCGCTGAGAAAAACGCCGCTGAGAAAAAGACCGCGGCGAACAACTCCGCGGCGCAGCCGACTGGCTCCAAGCCAGCTGGGTCCAAGCCTGCCGGTGCTAAGCCTGCTGGCGCCAAGTCCGCTGCAGGCAAGCCGTCCGCGGGGCAGGAGGGCATCGGCAAGCCTGCGCAAAGCAAGCAATCTCAGTCCCAATCCTCCTCTCCTAAGCCGGCTGCCGAGAAGCCTTCCGCTGGTMCCCCAMCCGCGYCCCCTGCGCCGAAGAAGAACGGGAAGCCGAGTGAGCCGACCGCCTCTCCCAAGCCTGCGGCGGGGTCTGGCTCGAAGCCGACGGCCAAGCCTGCCCCAGCGCAGAAGACAAACGCACAGGAGGCAAAGAAGCCTGCGCAGTCGGGTCCGGAGGACAAGGCGGGCGCTAAGGACGCCGACAAGAAGTCCCATCAGCCATCCGCGGATGACACGGCGGTAATGCAGCGCATCGGTAAGTCGCAGTCCTCGCAGGACAAGCGCAAGGACGCCGCTGATGCCGCTGAATCCGGTGCCAAGGAAGCCAAGGAGAAGGCGGGCGCAGCTGGCGCTGCCGGGGCAGGCGCTGCTGCAGCGACCGTAACGGGAGCGAAGGCTGGCGCGAAGACCGCAGCAGACACCAAGGACGCTGGAACCAAGGGCAAGGCTGCCGCGCCTGAGCAGAAGCCTGCGGCGGCTGCGAAGAAGTCTGACGATACCGGCGAGCTGTCTCAGGTGCGGGACGAGGAAGTCACCGAAGAGCACGAGAAGCTCAACCCCATGTCCATCCTCATCATGGTGGTCGTGGGCATCGTCTTGGCCATCGTCATCTTCAAGGGCTTTGAAGTGCTCTGGGATAACTTCCCGCGCGTCGTCGTATCTATCTTGGCACTCGGCGTGACCGCAATTATGGCTGGCGTTACGCATGCGCTGCGCACGGCCCGCGATGGGTTCTCCATGTTCCTTGCAGGCATTACCGGCCTCATATTGACGTTCGGACCACTGCTTTTGGTCATGCTCTAA
- a CDS encoding Ppx/GppA phosphatase family protein, with translation MRLGVLDVGSNTVHLVAVDAATGGRPTPMSDWKTPLRLVEQLDKKGNIHEKGLKKLVSAVGEASELGDKLGCSEFIAFATSAVRSAPNSEEVLDEVEKQTGVRLQILSGVEEAQLTFLAARRWYGWSAGRITNLDIGGGSLELSTGTDEHPDLAFSLDLGAGRLTHNWFDTDPPEKKKVSALRDFIDAELEDAVTQMKAMGPAGLAVGTSKTFRTLSRLTGAAPSSAGPYVKRTLTAPGLRQLISFITRMTAADRADLEGVSSNRSHQIVAGALVAEASMRALGIEKLEICPWALREGVILRRTDKGLE, from the coding sequence GTGCGATTAGGTGTATTAGACGTCGGAAGTAATACCGTCCACCTCGTTGCGGTCGATGCCGCAACGGGGGGACGGCCTACTCCGATGAGCGATTGGAAGACCCCACTCCGGCTGGTAGAACAGCTGGATAAGAAGGGAAACATCCACGAAAAGGGCCTGAAAAAGCTCGTTTCCGCCGTGGGTGAGGCAAGTGAGCTGGGTGACAAACTCGGGTGCTCCGAATTCATCGCCTTCGCGACCTCCGCGGTCCGCTCTGCCCCTAACTCTGAAGAGGTACTCGATGAGGTGGAAAAGCAGACCGGCGTGCGCCTGCAGATCCTCTCGGGCGTGGAGGAAGCACAGCTTACTTTCCTCGCTGCCCGCCGCTGGTACGGCTGGTCCGCCGGACGCATCACCAACTTGGACATCGGCGGTGGCTCCCTAGAGCTATCCACCGGTACCGATGAACACCCTGACCTGGCTTTCTCGCTCGATCTGGGCGCAGGCCGGCTGACCCACAACTGGTTCGATACCGATCCGCCGGAGAAAAAGAAGGTCAGTGCGCTGCGCGATTTCATCGATGCGGAGCTTGAAGATGCCGTCACGCAGATGAAGGCAATGGGCCCGGCTGGCCTGGCCGTGGGCACCTCGAAAACCTTCCGCACCCTCTCGCGGCTTACCGGTGCGGCGCCATCGTCTGCGGGGCCATACGTCAAGCGCACCTTGACCGCACCGGGCCTGCGCCAGTTGATTTCATTCATCACGCGCATGACTGCAGCAGACAGAGCGGACCTTGAGGGTGTAAGTTCGAACCGATCGCACCAAATCGTCGCCGGCGCTTTGGTTGCCGAGGCAAGCATGCGAGCTCTTGGAATCGAGAAGTTGGAAATCTGCCCATGGGCGCTGCGCGAAGGTGTTATTTTGCGCCGGACCGACAAGGGATTGGAATAG
- a CDS encoding response regulator transcription factor, translating into MTTILIVEDEESLADPLAFLLRKEGFEPIIALDGPSALEKFADNDIDIVLLDLMLPGMSGTDVCKQLRATSSVPVIMVTARDAEIDKVVGLELGADDYVTKPYSSRELIARIRAVLRRGNDQSSHADAAEDAEVEDQQILSGGRVKMDVERHIVTVADEPVAMPLKEFDLLEYLLRNAGRVLTRGQLIDRIWGADYVGDTKTLDVHIKRLRTKIEEHPSRPKHLVTVRGLGYKFEL; encoded by the coding sequence ATGACCACCATTCTCATCGTGGAAGATGAAGAGTCGCTGGCCGATCCGCTGGCATTCTTACTCCGCAAGGAAGGCTTCGAGCCGATTATCGCCCTCGATGGCCCCTCCGCGCTGGAGAAATTCGCCGACAATGACATCGACATCGTGCTACTTGACCTCATGCTGCCCGGTATGTCCGGCACCGACGTGTGCAAGCAGCTACGTGCCACCTCCTCCGTACCGGTCATTATGGTCACCGCGCGCGATGCGGAAATCGATAAGGTCGTGGGCCTAGAGCTGGGCGCGGACGATTACGTCACCAAACCGTATTCCTCCCGCGAGCTCATCGCCCGCATCCGCGCCGTGCTGCGCCGCGGCAACGATCAGTCCTCCCACGCGGACGCCGCGGAGGACGCCGAGGTAGAAGACCAGCAGATCCTATCCGGCGGCCGCGTGAAGATGGATGTGGAGCGCCACATCGTCACCGTGGCGGACGAGCCGGTGGCCATGCCACTCAAGGAGTTTGACCTGCTGGAATACCTCCTGCGCAACGCTGGGCGCGTGCTGACCCGCGGCCAGCTCATTGACCGCATCTGGGGTGCGGATTACGTGGGCGATACCAAAACGCTCGACGTGCACATCAAGCGCCTGCGCACCAAGATTGAGGAGCACCCTTCCCGCCCGAAGCACTTGGTAACGGTGCGCGGACTGGGCTATAAATTCGAACTCTAG
- a CDS encoding sensor histidine kinase: MELIFVFLAGVVACAVALPLISRVRERMARRQRASDAQANQVTTVSQGLHLAVQGSPTALTVLDRNQEIILSNPAAHEMSVVHDRAVNPEIWKTAEQVFEDKETRTVDLAIPKRRTGHRVTQVRAVIKPLTLNDGRFIIIYGTDESENVRMESARRDFVANVSHELKTPVGGIALLAEALLQDPEDPEHVKYFGTKVQKEANRMADMVSELISLSKLQGAEALPEMEPLYVDDLIDEAISRNQLAADARSIRLTQGPSVGVQVMGDRSLLVTALSNLISNAINYSPEELPVSVSQKVVGDDVVLIRVTDRGIGIPPEHQKRVFERFFRVDQARSRQTGGTGLGLAIVKHVVANHGGNIKLWSRPGTGSTFTIELPIYKEEKPAHEADLQDNEDKDSVDAAAPGLQRAVARVAARRKDKAQ, translated from the coding sequence GTGGAATTAATTTTTGTCTTTCTCGCGGGCGTGGTTGCCTGCGCGGTGGCGCTGCCATTGATTTCCCGGGTGCGCGAGCGCATGGCACGCCGCCAGCGCGCGAGCGATGCCCAGGCAAACCAGGTCACCACCGTGAGCCAAGGCCTCCACCTCGCGGTCCAGGGCTCGCCCACGGCGCTGACGGTGCTCGATAGGAACCAGGAAATCATCCTGTCCAACCCCGCGGCGCACGAGATGTCTGTGGTCCACGATCGCGCCGTCAATCCGGAAATCTGGAAGACCGCGGAGCAGGTCTTCGAGGATAAGGAAACCCGCACCGTGGACTTGGCCATCCCTAAGCGCCGCACCGGGCACCGCGTCACGCAGGTGAGGGCCGTTATCAAGCCGCTGACGCTGAACGATGGCCGCTTCATCATCATCTACGGCACCGATGAGAGCGAAAACGTGCGCATGGAATCCGCGCGCCGTGACTTCGTAGCCAACGTCTCCCACGAGCTGAAAACCCCGGTGGGTGGCATCGCGCTGCTGGCAGAGGCCCTACTGCAAGACCCCGAGGATCCGGAGCACGTGAAGTACTTCGGTACCAAGGTGCAAAAAGAGGCCAACCGCATGGCGGATATGGTCAGCGAGCTGATTTCCCTGTCCAAGCTGCAGGGCGCCGAGGCGCTGCCGGAGATGGAACCGCTCTACGTAGACGATTTGATTGATGAGGCGATTTCGCGCAATCAGCTTGCCGCAGACGCGCGCTCCATCAGGTTGACTCAAGGGCCGTCCGTAGGCGTGCAGGTCATGGGCGACCGGTCCCTCTTGGTAACCGCGCTGTCCAATCTTATTTCCAACGCGATCAATTATTCGCCAGAGGAATTGCCGGTCTCCGTCTCACAGAAGGTAGTGGGGGATGATGTCGTGCTGATCCGGGTGACGGACCGGGGCATCGGCATCCCGCCGGAGCATCAAAAGCGCGTCTTCGAGCGCTTTTTCCGCGTTGACCAAGCCCGGTCGCGGCAGACTGGAGGCACTGGCCTAGGATTAGCAATTGTCAAACACGTGGTGGCCAACCACGGGGGCAATATCAAGCTGTGGTCGCGGCCTGGCACGGGCTCTACTTTTACCATCGAGTTGCCCATATATAAGGAAGAGAAGCCAGCGCACGAGGCTGACTTGCAGGATAATGAAGACAAGGATTCCGTCGATGCGGCGGCTCCTGGGCTCCAGCGTGCGGTAGCACGCGTTGCAGCACGTCGAAAGGATAAAGCACAATGA
- a CDS encoding phosphoglyceromutase, with protein sequence MTNGKLILLRHGQSTWNESNQFTGWVDVDLTEKGEAEAKRGGELXAQEGXLPNVLYXSXXRRAXXXANXALDAADRHWIPVIRDWRLNERHYGALQGLNKAETKEEYGEDQFMAWRRSYDTRPPELADDAEYSQANDPRYADLDKVPQTECLKDVVERFVPYFEEEILPRAKKGESVMIAAHGNSLRALVKHLDGISDDDIAGLNIPTGIPLVYEIAEDGSVVNEGGTYLDPEAAEAGAAAVAAQGGDK encoded by the coding sequence ATGACTAACGGAAAACTGATTCTTCTTCGCCACGGCCAATCCACCTGGAATGAATCCAACCAATTTACCGGTTGGGTCGATGTTGATCTGACAGAAAAGGGTGAGGCAGAGGCCAAGCGSGGCGGCGAGCTGCYCGCGCAAGAGGGCAYCCTGCCCAACGTGCTGTACMCCTCKTTMCKGCGCCGCGCAAYCCSCMCCGCCAATAYCGCGCTGGATGCGGCCGACCGCCACTGGATCCCGGTCATCCGCGACTGGCGCCTCAACGAGCGCCACTACGGTGCGCTGCAGGGCCTGAACAAGGCCGAGACCAAGGAAGAGTACGGCGAGGACCAGTTCATGGCATGGCGCCGTTCCTATGACACGCGCCCGCCCGAGCTTGCCGATGACGCCGAGTACTCCCAGGCCAACGACCCCCGCTACGCGGATTTGGACAAGGTCCCACAGACGGAGTGCCTGAAGGACGTTGTCGAGCGCTTCGTGCCCTACTTCGAGGAAGAGATCCTGCCGCGGGCCAAGAAGGGCGAATCCGTCATGATCGCAGCGCACGGCAACTCCCTGCGCGCGTTGGTCAAGCACCTCGATGGCATTTCCGATGATGACATCGCCGGGCTGAATATCCCGACCGGCATTCCGCTGGTGTACGAGATTGCGGAGGATGGCTCCGTGGTCAACGAGGGCGGCACTTACCTGGACCCAGAGGCCGCCGAGGCCGGGGCCGCTGCCGTCGCCGCGCAGGGTGGTGACAAGTAA
- the mshA gene encoding D-inositol-3-phosphate glycosyltransferase, producing MRIAMISMHTSPIEQPGSGDAGGMNVYVLNIACQLAQLGVEVDVYTRATRPSHKEIVDVAPNLRVINIVAGPFEGLEKEDLPTQLAAFSGGVVQFAKWQGKKYDLIHSHYWLSGQVGWLLRDLWGIPLVHTAHTLAAVKNAYRTAEDTVESEARRICEQQLVDNADLLVVNTDQEARDLAEHYDADRDIIRVVSPGADVGLFTPGTDRNTERSRRELGIPLHTKVVAFVGRLQKFKGPEVLIRTAAELCHREPTRDFRVLICGGPSGANASPEAYRELARELGVQKRVRFLGPRPPEELVGVYRAADIVAVPSYNESFGLVALEAQASGTPVVAAAVGGLSIAVVDGETGLLVPSHDPKEWADSLTQLLDDDPRRIAMGEAAVAHAVRFSWTNTARELTEIYAEAQQIPVPDCHQRRAMGD from the coding sequence ATGCGCATCGCCATGATTTCTATGCATACCTCCCCCATTGAGCAGCCTGGCTCCGGGGATGCCGGCGGAATGAACGTCTACGTTTTAAATATTGCCTGCCAATTAGCCCAGCTAGGCGTAGAGGTAGATGTCTATACCCGTGCGACCCGCCCCAGCCACAAAGAAATCGTGGACGTGGCCCCCAACCTGCGGGTGATCAACATCGTGGCAGGCCCCTTTGAGGGGCTAGAAAAAGAAGATCTGCCCACCCAACTCGCGGCCTTTTCCGGCGGCGTGGTGCAATTTGCTAAATGGCAGGGCAAAAAATATGACCTCATTCATTCCCACTACTGGCTTTCTGGCCAGGTGGGGTGGCTGCTGCGCGATCTATGGGGCATTCCGCTGGTCCACACCGCCCACACCTTGGCCGCGGTGAAAAACGCCTACCGCACGGCCGAGGACACCGTGGAATCAGAAGCGCGGCGCATCTGCGAGCAACAATTGGTGGATAACGCAGACCTCCTCGTGGTCAATACCGATCAGGAAGCCCGCGACCTAGCCGAGCATTACGATGCTGACCGCGATATCATCCGCGTGGTCTCCCCGGGCGCCGACGTGGGGCTATTTACCCCAGGTACCGACCGCAATACGGAGCGTTCCCGCCGCGAGCTGGGCATCCCGCTGCATACCAAGGTCGTGGCCTTTGTGGGGCGGCTACAGAAATTCAAGGGGCCCGAAGTCCTTATCCGGACCGCCGCCGAACTGTGCCACCGCGAGCCCACCCGCGATTTTCGGGTGCTCATCTGCGGTGGGCCATCCGGGGCCAATGCCTCGCCGGAGGCGTATAGGGAATTGGCGCGGGAGTTGGGCGTGCAAAAGCGCGTGCGCTTTTTAGGGCCCCGCCCGCCCGAGGAGCTGGTGGGTGTGTACCGCGCAGCGGATATTGTGGCGGTACCCAGCTACAACGAGTCCTTTGGTCTAGTGGCGCTCGAGGCCCAGGCTTCTGGCACGCCGGTCGTCGCCGCGGCCGTGGGTGGGCTGTCCATCGCTGTCGTCGATGGTGAGACCGGGCTGCTGGTGCCGTCCCACGATCCGAAGGAGTGGGCGGATTCCTTGACCCAGCTGCTGGACGATGACCCCCGGCGCATCGCCATGGGCGAGGCCGCCGTCGCGCACGCCGTGCGCTTTAGCTGGACCAACACGGCCCGGGAGCTGACGGAGATTTATGCCGAAGCCCAGCAGATTCCCGTGCCTGACTGCCACCAACGCCGCGCGATGGGAGACTAG